Sequence from the Christiangramia fulva genome:
TAATCGGGATTTTTTCGAATGTACTCCAGAACAATAGGAATCCATAGCGCAAAGGTCTTTCCACTGCCTGTAGGCGCGTTAAGCAGACCATTCTTCTTCTGGAGATAAGCATCCCAGGTATCTTTCTGGAACTTGAAAGGCTTCCAATCCTGACCGGCAAACCAGTTTTCAGCTAAAGTTACAAGTTCCTTTTTGTTCATATTTTATTAGTAGATGGAGTCAATTTAAAAGAAAACTGTCTGAAAAATAAGCCATTCTTATAATATTCAGCGATCATGATTTATGGAAAATTCAGGTTAACAGATCGTCTTTTGAATATTACAGTCTTTTTTTCAGACAGCTCAATATTTTTATTTTTTATCAGGTACTTCCCTGTGTTGATTTTCCTTTCGGTTCTTCTACCCTCGGAATTATTGGTTGATGCCCGTTATAAAAGAACTGCGGATAATTATGTTTCATAAATTCCTGGTGGATCGAATCCATTTTCCGCACCTGGTCCATAAAATCTTTTGAATTCATATGATGACTGAAAAATCCGCGATTCAAAAAATCATTTTCGGGAATAGAATCATTGAAAAACGATTCAAATAAAGCCGACTGGTCATTCATTCCGCTGCTTTGAAAATACTGGCGGAAATTCTGCATCATTCTGTTCATTTGCGCATCAGAGATCGTATCACCATTGATCGTGTTATACGAATAAACATAGGTGGAATCGTAGCTTATCAGGTTTCCGTTCTCATCGAATTCCCTGTTTACTTTCCAGCTTCCTTTAGGAGCATTTTGAGCAGTTTTGGCCTGTTCTTCAGTTTCTTTCTTTTCCTTTTTATCCTGAGCGTTACAACTTGTAAGACTTAGAAGAAGTATTGCCAGCATAAAAAATTTAGTTTTCATTTTGAACAAATTTTAGTTGCACGAAACAGTTAAAAACATTGATGGAATAACAATATAAATACCATTTTTAATTTTGCATTATTAAAATTTTTCTAAAAAAATCAGGGGATCAAAGCCTTGAGATCTTCGAGGGTGTTGGCATCTTCTATTTTTTTATCGGTTCGCCATCGCAAAATTCTGGGGAACCTTGTCGCTACGCCGCTTTTATGACGTTTTGATTCGGCGATGCCTTCAAAAGCAATTTCGAAAACGTGATGTGGCGTTACGCTTCGTACCGGCCCGAATTTCTCCAGGGTATTTTTCTTGATCCAGGCATCTAATTTTCGGAACTCCTCGTCGGTTAAGCCCGAATAAGCCTTCGCAAAAGTCACAAGTTCCTGTTTTTCCTCATCCCAGAGTCCGAAGGTATAATCGGTAAAAAGATTGCTTCTTCTCCCGTGCCCCCGCATGGCGTAGGTTAAAACCGCATCGATGGTAAGCGGATCTACTTTCCATTTCCACCAGTCACCTTTTTTTCGGCCCACCAGGTAAGGTGAATCAAGCCTTTTCAGCATCAATCCTTCCGACATGACTTCCCGCGCTCGTTCTCTCTCTTCCGCAGCTTCTTTCCAGCTTTCAAAAGTGATATATTCGGAAAGATGTAACGGAAATTTTTCCGCAGAGACCTCCTGGTGTAATCTTTCAAGAATTTTCCGCCTTTCCTCAAAAGCCATTTCCCTGATATCTTCACCATCCCATTCCAGCAGATCATAAGCCTTCAGAATTACAGGTGTTTTTTTAAGCAGATTTTTGGTCACGTTCTTTCTCCCGATTCGGGTTTGCAGGTCTTTAAAAGTTCCAATTTGCCCTTTCGGAAAAGGGAGAATTTCCCCGTCGATCACCGTTCCGTTGGGAATCACTCCCACAAATGCCTCGAATTCGGGATATTTATCGGTGACAAGTTCTTCGCCACGACTCCAAACGAAAAGCTCATTATTGCGCACGATCACCTGGGAGCGGATCCCATCCCATTTATGCTCGGCGCTCCAGATTGACGGATCGCCAAGTTCTTCCGGTTCGTCCTCAATCGCATAGGCCAAATAGAACGGATAGGGTTTGGACAAATAATCCTCCTCATTTTCTTCCAGAATAAGACTATTGAAACTGGTTTTCGAAGGATCCCAGTTTCCCATCATCTTATACGCGAGAATATCTTCATCGATATCGGTAGCTTTTGAAAGAGCTCTTGTCATGAGCTTTTGACTCACCCCTATGCGGAAACTTCCCGTAATAAGTTTGGTAAAAACGAAGCGTTCGTAGTAATTAAGATTTCGCCAGTTTTCGAACAGGTATTCTTTTTTTTCTTCTTCTGAAAGCGGTTTCAAATCGACAATTTCCTGAAGGAACTGGTTGAGTGATTTTTCGGTGGTACTTTCGGAATTTGGAATGACCAGCGCGATGGTTTCAGCGAGGTCGCCTACAATATGATAAGATTCCTCAAAAAGCCACAGTGGGATATTTGCCAGTTCTGAAGCCCATTCCCGCATCAAAGTAGTATTAACCGGACGGGGCGGCCGGCGATGACTGAGAATCGCAATGGTCCAAACCTTATCTTTTGGCGGTGCGTTTTTGAAATATTCGGTAAGCGCGTCGACTTTAAGGCTGGTTTTATTAGTGCTGTCAAGTTTCCGGATGAGTTCGGCAAATGCCGCCATTCCACCCTGATCAGAATCCTGGATGCTCTCTGTCTTTTTAACCGATTTGATCTTTTCCTTACTCATTATCCTTTTCCTTATCGCTTTCCAGCTGTCCGGTTTCTCCTTCATACTGAGTTTCTTCGGTTCGCGCGTCATAAGCCTGTTCCCGCAGATACCGGGAAAAAATATCGGTATAACCATGCGTACAGATCACTTTTTCACAGCCGGTTTCTTTGATGGAGGTCAGCAGTCCCTGCCAGTCACAGTGATCGCTAAGTACAAATCCGCGGTCGATCGCTCTTCTTCGGCGTGCACCTCTAAAAGTCATCCAGCCGCTGGCCGAAGCGGTCACATACGGAACCATCTTCCGGATCCAGGTCGAGCCGTGAGCGCTGGGTGGAGCGAGAACAATATTTCCTTTAATTTCCTCCTTTTTGGTCTCGCGGGTAATTCTGATAGTTTCCGGAAAATTAGCCTGAGACCTTAGAACTTCCGTCATATTTTCAATTGCTCCGTGGGTATAAATCTTCCCGATGGAAGTATCCAGATGTTTCAGCAAACGCTGGGCTTTTCCGAGAGAATAACCAAATAAAATTGAAGTCCTTTCATCCTCTTTATTCTGTTGCCACCACTCATTGATATCGTTCATCACCTGCTCCTGTGGCGTCCATTTAAAAGCGGGCAGTCCAAAGGTGCATTCAGTAATAAAAGTGTCACATTTTACCGGCTCGTAGGGCACCGCCACGCCGTCATCTTCAGTTTTATAATCTCCTGTAAAAACCCAGACTTCGCCCTTATGCTCCACCCGGATTTGAGATGAACCGATGATATGCCCTGCAGGATGCAGCGAAAATTTCACATTATTAATGTTAAAGGTTTCATTCCACTCTTTTCCGGCTACTTCAATATCACCTAATCGATGCTTGATAACAGGAACATTGCTTTGGTGCGTGATGTATTTTTTATGTCCCCAACGAGCATGATCGGCATGGCCATGAGAAATGATGGCCTTTTCCACCGGGCGCCAGGGATCGAGATATACGTCGGCGGCAGCGCAGTAAATACCTTTGTCATTAAATACCAGTAAAGGTGTTTTCATATATCCATTTCTGAGGAAAACTGAATTTAAAACTTTGCGTTTTTTCGCGGAAGCGATTAAGAAAAGATTAGCTAAAGATCAGCCTATTTTCTACTGTTTTTGATGTTTTTTAGCTTTGTGTTTCTTTATATTTGTATATAAAACTACTAGAATGTCTTTTTCAGATTTGTTTGGCTCAGGAGAGCATTTAAGAAATTTAAGCCACTTTGCTTCTATCGTAAATCTCGCCGCGATAGACGGTGAGATCAATGAAAAGGAGGAAGCGCTGTTACGCCGTTTTGCCCGAAAACTCGACATCAGCGAAGAGGAATATTCCAAAGTGATGGAAAACCCAAAACTCTTCCCTTTAGTTGGGTATAACAGCGTGGAAAAAAGGCTTGAAAGACTGCACGATCTTTTCAGGATCATTTATGCCGATCATGATATTGACGAAGAAGAATCTGAACTTGTCAAACGTTACGCTATCGGTCTTGGCTTTTCAAGTCAGGCTTCAGAAGGTATTATCAAACGATCCATTCAGATCTTCAGCGGGCAGCTGAGTTTCGAAGACTACCGTTATTTACTGGAAAAGGAAAGGGCGTGACTCTGATTTTTCTCATCACTTCTTTTCATAAATTCTTCAGCTTTCTCGACCATTTTTTTGCTTCCGCAGAAGAAAGGGGTGCGCTGGTGTAATTCTGCAGGTTTAATATCTAATATACGCTGAAAACCATCACTGGCATTTCCTCCGGCCTGTTCCGTAATAAAAGCGATGGGATTGCATTCGTATAACAATCTTAACTTTCCTTCAGGTGCTTTTGAGGTTTTGGGATAGATAAAAATACCTCCCTTGATCATATTCCTGTGAATATCTGAAACCATCGAGCCAATATACCTGGAAGTATAAGGCCGGTCTTCCTTCTCTTCCTGGCAATATTTTATGTAATCTTTCACTCCCTGGGGAAAATGCACATAATTTCCTTCATTTATGGAATAAATTGATCCGTTTTCAGGAAATTTCATGTTCGGATGTGAAAGATACCAGCTACCCAGAGCCGGGTTGAGCGTAAAACCGTTTACCCCGTGACCGGTAGTATAAACCAGCATGGTAGAAGTTCCATAAATAATATAACCTGCTGCCACCTGAAGGTTCCCCGGCTGCAGAAAATCTTCAAGCTGTACCGGAGTTCCAATGGGAGTAACCCTTCTATAGATAGAAAAAATAGTTCCTACCGACACATTCACATCTATATTTGAGCTTCCGTCGAGCGGATCCATCAACACTACATATTTATTCTTATTATCCCGGTTTTGTCCTGAAATTTGTATAAAATCATCACTTTCTTCAGAAGCGATTCCACATACGATTTCTCTGTTGGTAAGAGTCTGGATAAATTTTCGGTTGGCATACACGTCGAGCTTTTGCTGGTCCTCACCCTGTACATTGGTTTCGCCATTTGCACCGAGGATATCTACTAATCCGGCTTTATTAACTTCATGATTTACTACCTTTGCTGCCAGTCGCAGTGAATTGATCAATCTTGAAAGTTCTCCGGAAGAATATGGGAAATCGGCCTGGTTCTCGATGATGAATTCTCCCAGGGTTTGTTTGGGTGTTGGCATGTCTCTGATTTATGATTAGGCAGCTAAATTATCAATTTTTGAAGTTACTACATCGTTTTCGTAAATATTATTCGCAATGTTTACATTAGTTTAAAACAAATTATATGGAAATTAACATTCGGAAGGCGCAAAAAAAAGATATGGGCGCTGTTTTGGAACTGATCAATGAACTGGCAATTTTTGAAAAAGAACCCGATGCGGTCATCATCGATGAGAATGATCTAATACGGGATGGTTTTGGTGAAAATCCGGCGTTTCACTGCTTTGTAGCCGAAGCCGACGGGAAGATCCAGGGTATGGCACTGATCTATTTCAGATATTCCACCTGGAAGGGAAAGACCGTTCATCTTGAAGATCTTATCGTTCGCGAGGCTTACCGCGGAAAGGGTCTTGGTTCAGCTTTGTATACAGAGGTCATCCAATTTGCAGCCGACCAGAAAGTAAAACGTATCGAATGGGTGGTACTTAACTGGAATAAACCCGCCGCCGATTTCTACCGAAACAGCGGTGCGGATGTATTGGAAGACTGGGATACGGTGCAGATGCACGAAGAAGCCATGCTGAAATATCTTGAAAATAAAGGCAGGCTTTAAGAGGAGATTAATATTTGTGTGAAAAGCAATCCGTATTTTTGTGAAAAGCCAAAAATAATGGATTATACAATACGCGAAGCCCGAAGAGAAGATATGCCTTTCGTCCTGGAACTCATCAAGGAACTGGCAGAACACGAAAATCATCTGGATGACGTGGAAGTCAGCGTTGAAGACCTTGAAAAAGAGGGGTTTGAAAATGGCAATTTCAAATGTTTTGTCGCTGAAGTTGCTGGAAGGATTGAGGGTATGGCACTCGTTTATTTCAGATTCTCAACCTGGAAAGGACGCACGGTTCACCTCGAAGATCTTATTGTACGCGAAAATATGCGCGGAACCGGCCTTGGAGGAGCCTTATATCAGGCAGTTGTAAAATATGGATATGAACATGGCGTTAAACGTATTGAATGGGTAGTTTCTGAAGGAAATGAAAACGCCATCCAGTTCTATGAAAATACGGGCGCCAAGATCAAGGAGACATGGAAGACCGTTCACATGGAAGAAAGTGGAATCAAAAAAAACATAAAAAAAGGTGATTAATGTCTTCAAATTTGGTGGTGCCTCGGTGAAAGACGCCGAGGGAGTCAGAAATTTGATCAATGTTCTAAAAGAGACTGGCAGCGACAACAAGCTCATCGTGGTCTCGGCGATGGGAAAGACGACCAATGCCTTTGAGGTTGTATTAAAAGAATATTTAGCCGGAGCTTCTGTTCCTCAAAGCCTCATAGAAGTTAAAGAATATCACTTCAGCATTCTTGATGATCTTTTTCCTGGCAAACAGGATCCTGTTTATTTACAGGTAGAAAATCATTTCAGGGAACTTCAAAACTTTCTTAACCATAATAAATCCACGCAGTATGATTATGTTTATGACCAGATTGTGTGCTTTGGTGAACTGATCTCAACCACGATCGTTTCAGCATACCTGAATTCTCAAAATTTCAGGGCAAACTGGCTGGACGCAAGGGAATTCTTAAAAACCGACAGCACCTATCGCGATGCACAGGTAAACTGGGAAAAGACCCAGGAGCTCATTCAGAAAAACCTGGACGCATCCAAATTAAACATCACTCAGGGATTCATCGGTTCAGATCCTAATAATTTCACTACCACGCTGGGCCGCGAAGGCTCTGATTATACTGCGGCTATATTCGCTTATTGTTTGAATGCGAAAAGCGTGACCATCTGGAAAGATGTTCCGGGAGTTTTAAATGCCGATCCTCGTTTTTTTCAAAAAACACAACTGCTCCATCAAATTTCTTATGAGGAAGCGATCGAACTGGCATTTTACGGGGCTTCGGTCATTCACCCAAAAACGCTTCAGCCCTTACAGCGAAAGGAAATTCCGCTTTTTGTCCGCTCTTTTCTGAATCCAAAACAGGAAGGAACGGCTGTCAGTAAAGGCCATAGACTTATCCCGGAAGTACCCTGCTTCATTGTGAAAAAAGACCAGGTACTGATCTCTCTTTCTTCACTGGATTTTTCCTTTATTGTTGAGGAAAATATTTCAGAAATTTTCAGATTATTTCATCAATATCAGATGAAGGTTGATCTTATACAGAATTCCGCGATCAGCTTCCGCGTATGCGTGGACAACAGATTTAACCAGCTGGAAAAGCTTATCCAGCATTTAAAAGCCAGATTCAAAGTAAGCTTTAAAACCGGGGTTTCGCTCTATACGATCAGGCATTTTGATGATGCGGCCATTCAAGACCTAGAAAAGGATAAAAAAGTACTTTTAAAGCAACTTACTCAGAATACGGTGCAACTGGTTACCGAAAACTAAATTTGGTTTCTTATTTTTGGTTAAACAAACCGATCAATATGGGAATCGTTACCGCCAAAGAAGTCGCTAAAGTCATGAACCTGGACAAACTGGGATTCCTGGGCACAGGTCTCGGCTGGGTGGTGCTTCAAACTACAAAGCTTTCCCGCATCAATAAAGAATACGATAAACGCAAGGAAATGGAGGCTTTGCCGTTTATCGATTCCATTCTTCAAAGCTTCGAGATCGACTTTGAAATTCCCGAAAAAGATCTGAAACGTATTCCGAAAACCGGACCTTTTATTACCATTTCCAACCATCCCCTGGGCGGAATTGACGGAATGATTTTGATGAAATTGCTTCTTGAACAACGCTCAGACTATAAGATCATCGCTAATTTTTTACTGCACAGGCTCGATCCGCTCCGGCCAAATATTATGCCTGTGAATCCTTTTGAAAATCACAAGGAAGCAAAATCGAGTATTGGAGGAATGAAGGAGGCGCTTTCACATTTGCGAGACGGGAAAGCGCTGGGAATTTTTCCCGCCGGCGAGGTTTCGACCTATCGGGATAAAAAAATGATCGTCGATAAAGAATGGGAACCTGCAGCCATGAAGCTCATCCAAAAGGCAAAGGTGCCGGTGGTCCCTATTTATTTTCATGCCAAGAACAGCGTTTTTTTCTATAGACTGGCATCTATAAGCGATATTCTGAGAACAGCCAAGCTGCCTAGCGAAATGCTGACCCAGAAAAAGCGAAAAATATATGTGAGAATTGGCAACCAGATCTCTGTTGAAGATCAGGCGCAACAGGAAAATCTGGAATCATTTACCGCTTTTTTACGCCGAAAAACCTATATGCTTGCCAATGTTTATGAGCGTAAGAAATTATTTGAAAAAATTCCGAAGACACTAAAATTGCCAAGATCACCAAAGGAAATTGCCGTGGAAACAAGCCAGTCTTTAATGACCGAAGAGATCGAAACCTGCAGAAGACTGGATAAAAGGCTGCTTCAAAGCAAAAATTACGAGGTGTTTCTCGCGAAAAAAGAGATCATCCCTCATATACTTTCAGAAATTGGCCGATTAAGAGAGATCACCTTTCGGGAAGTGGGTGAAGGCACCAATAATAGCACAGACCTTGATCCGTTTGACGATTATTACTACCATCTTTTCCTGTGGGACAACGAGGCAAAGAAAATAGCCGGAGCCTATCGAATGGGAATGGGCCAGGAAATTTTTGCCGAACATGGAATTGATGGCTTCTATCTGCAGGATCTTTTCAGGTTTGAACCTGAGCTGTACCAGATGATGAGCCAGTCGATCGAAATGGGCCGGGCATTCATCATTAAAGAATACCAGCAAAAACCCATGCCCCTATTCCTTTTATGGAAAGGAATTGTGCACTGTACCTTGAGATTTCCCGAGCATAAATACCTCATTGGTGGAGTAAGCATCAGCAATAAGTTTAGCAATTTTTCCAAATCGCTGATGATCGAATTCATGAAATCGAACTATTACGATCCTTATGTCGCCCAGTATGTAAGGCCTAAAAAAGAATTTAAGGTAAAGCTGAAAGACGCCGATAAAGACCTGGTATTTGATGAAAGTGAAGCCGATTTGAATAAATTCGACAAGATCATCGATGAGCTGGAAACCGAAAACCTTCGACTGCCGGTGCTCATCAAAAAATACATTAAGCAGAATGCGAAAGTTGTGGCTTTTAATGTGGATCCGCTGTTTAATAACGCCGTAGACGGGCTCATGTACATTCGTATCGCCGATCTTCCGGAAAGTACCGTAAAACCGGTGATGGAAGAGTTTCAGAAGGAACTGGAAGAAAAGAATTCAGGACACGTTTGACAATTAATATTTATCAATTAACAATTAACAAAGCTGGGGGTTTAATTACAACTGCAGAAAATTAGTTTTTTAGTGCATTTCAACCGGTGGCTTAAAACCTCAAAATAAAACACGAACGTTAAGATTAAGTTATACCTCCCGCTCCTTTTAGGTGTTTTTTCCGTTCATTGCTATATTGTAAAAAAGACAAACAGACTATGGAAAAAATACTTATAGCCGGCGCTACCGGCGATACCGGAAAACGAGTTATAGAAATTCTTAACAACTCGCAAAACTTTACTCCTGTTGCCATGATCAGAGACGAAGCGCAGCAACAGATCTTTGATGATATGGAAGTGGAAACAGTGCATGCCGATTTGGAAAAGGAGGTTGACCACGCCTTAAAAGGAATTGATAAGGTGATCTTCGCCGCAGGTTCGGGCGGTCATACAGGTCCCGAGAAGACTACTGCCGTTGACCAGGATGGAGCAATAAAGCTGATAGATGCAGCAAAAAAGGCTAAGGTTAAAAAATTTATCATGCTCAGTGCAATGGGAACCGATAAGCCCGAAGAAAATAAAGAGCTGGAACATTATTTAAAAGCCAAGAAAAAGGCTGATGATCACCTTAAAGCCAGCGGACTTACTTACACGATTGTGCGCCCGGGACGACTTACCCACGACATGGGAGTTGCCAAAGTTAAGGTGGCTGAAAAATTAAATGAAAGGGGGGAAATTGCACGTGATGACGTGGCTTTTCTTTTGGTGATGAGCCTGGCAGATCCGTTAGTGAAAAATATGGAATTCGAGGCCCTCGAAGGTGATGAACCTATTAAACAGGCGTTGATCGAAATTTCAGATCTATAGACTAAAAAAACCCGGAACTTTTTTCCGGGTTTTTTAATTTATTCTAAACAGAAGGGATTAATTTATTCCTTTTATAATTGCTCTTCTTTATAATCGCCCTCTCCAAACTCTTTAATGATCTTATCGGCGATCACCTCGGCGAGCTTTCGGTGAGATTCTTTTGTCCAGCCGGCAACATGCGGACTCAATAAAGTATTGGGCATAAACATGAGTTCACGCATTGCTTTCGGAATAGGATCTGCAGCACGAATGGCTATATTATTAGGATTTGAAAACAGACTTTCAAAAGAAGATTTTTCATATTCCAGCACATCGAGACCCGCGCCATAAATCTTACCTTCTTTCAAAGCTTCCACCAGGTCGGCGGTAACAACGTTTTTCCCTCTTGAAGTATTAATGAACCAGAAAGGTTTCCTGAACTTCGAAATAAATTCGCTGTTCACCATCTGGTTTGTCTTTTCTGTCCAAGGCACGTGCAGGCTTACCACATCGGCTTTTTCAAAGAACTCATCGTATTCTACCTGCCGGGCATTTTCATCGGCAATTCCCTTTTTAATATCGTAAAAGATCACATCCACCTCAAAACCACGTAGTTTTTTGGCAAAAGCTTTTCCCATATTTCCATAACCGAATAATCCCACAGTTTTGCCGTCGAGTTCCACACCCCGGTTTTCCTCGCGCTGCCAAAGGCCTTCTCGTACCTCTCTATCGGCTTTATTCAATTTATTAAAAAGGGAAAGCAGCATGCCGAGGGAATGTTCTCCTACCGCATTGGCATTGCCTTCAGGAGCCGAAAAAAGTTTGATCCCATGTTTTTCGGCATAATCCACATCTATACTTTCCAAACCGGCACCCACGCGGGCAATAAATTTGAGGTTTGGAGCAGCATCGATGAATTCACGATCGATCTTATAACGACTTCGAATGACGATCCCGTCGTAAAGATGCTGGTTCTGTAAAGTTTCTTCTCTGGATTGCTGGTAAGCTTCAATGTTGTGATGTCCCGCTTCAGCCAGCTTTTTAATTAATGCCGGATGATTGGTATCAGCGTGAAGAATGATCATTTTTTCTGATTTGTTTTTCACTTCAGTTTCTAAAAAATTCAGAAGTGATTATCTGAATTTTCGCGACTACAAAGTTAAAGAATGATTTGAACTGAATGCAAAAATCAGGTTAAAACCCGAGAATAGCCTTGGCAATAAGGAAATAAGTAAGGATACCGAAAACGTCATTACTGGTCGTAATAAATGGCCCGGTCGCTACCGCAGGATCTATGTTGTTTTTATCCAGAAGAATAGGAATAAACGTTCCGATTAATGCGGCGATAACGATCACTGAAATCAGCGCGATGCCTATACTAAGGGATTCGGTAATAGAGGTATGAAAAAAGTAAAAACTTATAACAAACACTATAAGGGCAATTGCCAGACCGTTGATAAGTCCCAGTCCAAATTCTTTAAAAAGACGTGAAAGCATATTTCCTTTCAGGGTATCATTGGCCAGACCCTGTACCACGATCGCACTTGATTGTACACCGACGTTTCCCGCAGTGGCCTGAATAAGAGGCACAAAAATGAGCAGCTCCTTATAATCGGTTAAAATGGTTTGAAAACCCGAAATGATACTCGCCGCACCCAAACCTCCAAACATTCCAATAAGCAGCCAGGGCAAACGCGCACGGGTTTGCTTGAAAAGATTGTCATCGGCCTCCACATCTTCCGAGATACCTGCCGCCATCTGGTAATCTTTTTCGGCTTCTTCCCGAACGAAATCCAGAATATCGTCAATAGTAATTCTACCCACCAGGCGACCCATTTCATCAACAACAGGAATCGCTTCCAGATCATATTTCTGCATGATACGGGCTACCTCTTCCCCTTCGGTATGAACGGTGACATAATCTACCTGCGGAATATACACATCACTGATGTTGGCATGACTGGGCGCGGTAAGCAAATCTTTTAAGGAGAGTCTTCCCTTCAGCTTATTTTTGTCGTCAACGACATAAATCGAATGTACCCGGGTGACATTTTCGGCCTGTTTGCGCATTTCGGTCATACAACCGGTCACACTCCAGTTCTCATTCACCTTAACCAGCTCTTTTGCCATCAAACCACCGGCAGAATCTTCGTCATAACGCAGCAGTTCAACAATATGATCGGCATGTTCTTCGTCATCGATCTCGGCAATTACATTCTGTTGAAGTTCAGGGGAGAGTTCAGAAATGATATCGGCCGCGTCATCGGTGTCCATCTGGGTAAGCTCATTCGCTATCTCCCGCGGAGAAAGATTTTCCAGAATTCGTTCCCGCAGCCCTTCCTCAAGTTCCATAAGGGCAACCGAGGTCTGTTCACTGTTGAGTAATTTTACAAGATAGGTGGCTTCTTCTAAATTGAGTTCCGTTAGAATTTCGGCAATATCAGCGTGGTGGACATCTTCAAGATGCAGCAGCAATTCCTCATCGTTTCTTTCTTCGATGAGAAATTTGATTTTTTCAATTAATTCTTCACTGATCTTAAACTGCATAAGGCTCAATTTTTAAAGTCAGGTCTATAAACTGTTGAAATGAAAGCTGTTCCGGACGGAAATCAAAGATAGCATCTTCTCTCAAATTATCAGGAAGATTAAGACTTTTTAAACTATTGCGTAAGGTTTTACGTCT
This genomic interval carries:
- a CDS encoding GNAT family N-acyltransferase; amino-acid sequence: MGIVTAKEVAKVMNLDKLGFLGTGLGWVVLQTTKLSRINKEYDKRKEMEALPFIDSILQSFEIDFEIPEKDLKRIPKTGPFITISNHPLGGIDGMILMKLLLEQRSDYKIIANFLLHRLDPLRPNIMPVNPFENHKEAKSSIGGMKEALSHLRDGKALGIFPAGEVSTYRDKKMIVDKEWEPAAMKLIQKAKVPVVPIYFHAKNSVFFYRLASISDILRTAKLPSEMLTQKKRKIYVRIGNQISVEDQAQQENLESFTAFLRRKTYMLANVYERKKLFEKIPKTLKLPRSPKEIAVETSQSLMTEEIETCRRLDKRLLQSKNYEVFLAKKEIIPHILSEIGRLREITFREVGEGTNNSTDLDPFDDYYYHLFLWDNEAKKIAGAYRMGMGQEIFAEHGIDGFYLQDLFRFEPELYQMMSQSIEMGRAFIIKEYQQKPMPLFLLWKGIVHCTLRFPEHKYLIGGVSISNKFSNFSKSLMIEFMKSNYYDPYVAQYVRPKKEFKVKLKDADKDLVFDESEADLNKFDKIIDELETENLRLPVLIKKYIKQNAKVVAFNVDPLFNNAVDGLMYIRIADLPESTVKPVMEEFQKELEEKNSGHV
- the mgtE gene encoding magnesium transporter, whose product is MQFKISEELIEKIKFLIEERNDEELLLHLEDVHHADIAEILTELNLEEATYLVKLLNSEQTSVALMELEEGLRERILENLSPREIANELTQMDTDDAADIISELSPELQQNVIAEIDDEEHADHIVELLRYDEDSAGGLMAKELVKVNENWSVTGCMTEMRKQAENVTRVHSIYVVDDKNKLKGRLSLKDLLTAPSHANISDVYIPQVDYVTVHTEGEEVARIMQKYDLEAIPVVDEMGRLVGRITIDDILDFVREEAEKDYQMAAGISEDVEADDNLFKQTRARLPWLLIGMFGGLGAASIISGFQTILTDYKELLIFVPLIQATAGNVGVQSSAIVVQGLANDTLKGNMLSRLFKEFGLGLINGLAIALIVFVISFYFFHTSITESLSIGIALISVIVIAALIGTFIPILLDKNNIDPAVATGPFITTSNDVFGILTYFLIAKAILGF
- a CDS encoding 2-hydroxyacid dehydrogenase, with protein sequence MIILHADTNHPALIKKLAEAGHHNIEAYQQSREETLQNQHLYDGIVIRSRYKIDREFIDAAPNLKFIARVGAGLESIDVDYAEKHGIKLFSAPEGNANAVGEHSLGMLLSLFNKLNKADREVREGLWQREENRGVELDGKTVGLFGYGNMGKAFAKKLRGFEVDVIFYDIKKGIADENARQVEYDEFFEKADVVSLHVPWTEKTNQMVNSEFISKFRKPFWFINTSRGKNVVTADLVEALKEGKIYGAGLDVLEYEKSSFESLFSNPNNIAIRAADPIPKAMRELMFMPNTLLSPHVAGWTKESHRKLAEVIADKIIKEFGEGDYKEEQL
- a CDS encoding SDR family oxidoreductase, whose protein sequence is MEKILIAGATGDTGKRVIEILNNSQNFTPVAMIRDEAQQQIFDDMEVETVHADLEKEVDHALKGIDKVIFAAGSGGHTGPEKTTAVDQDGAIKLIDAAKKAKVKKFIMLSAMGTDKPEENKELEHYLKAKKKADDHLKASGLTYTIVRPGRLTHDMGVAKVKVAEKLNERGEIARDDVAFLLVMSLADPLVKNMEFEALEGDEPIKQALIEISDL